One segment of Clostridium ljungdahlii DSM 13528 DNA contains the following:
- a CDS encoding nucleotide sugar dehydrogenase, with amino-acid sequence MSQLRDELIQKLEDRKAKLGVVGLGYVGLPLAVEKAKAGYEVIGFDVQDKKVESVNEGHNYIGDIVDSDLEKLVKEGRLKATTDFSFVKDVDAVSICVPTPLDLYKQPDISYVVSSTKSVAKYLHRGMLIVLESTTYPGTTEEVLKPILEEGGLKCGKDFFLAFSPERVDPGNKQYKTKNTPKVVGGCTPECTEVAATLYRNILESEIYTVSCPAVAEMEKILENTFRNINIGLANEMAVLCERMGIDVWEVIDAAKTKPYGFMAFYPGPGLGGHCIPLDPFYLSWKAKEYDYHTKLIETSGEINDFMPEFVVDNAMKLLNGHKKAMNGAKVLLLGVAYKRDIDDLRESPALKVIDHLEKNGAEVIVSDPFIPEFKRNGKVYHTVKWEDVIDESDIVIITTDHSPYDYEAIAERAKIVYDTRNATKDVKNNREKIHKL; translated from the coding sequence ATGTCGCAGTTGAGAGATGAATTAATTCAAAAATTAGAGGATAGGAAAGCTAAGTTAGGAGTAGTAGGATTAGGATATGTAGGACTTCCACTTGCAGTAGAAAAAGCTAAAGCAGGATATGAAGTTATTGGATTTGATGTTCAGGATAAAAAAGTTGAATCCGTAAATGAAGGACATAACTATATTGGTGATATAGTGGATTCAGATTTAGAGAAATTGGTTAAGGAAGGAAGACTTAAAGCTACTACAGATTTTAGTTTTGTAAAAGATGTAGATGCAGTTTCTATATGTGTGCCTACTCCATTAGATTTATATAAACAGCCAGATATATCATATGTAGTTAGTTCCACTAAAAGTGTTGCAAAATATTTGCATAGAGGAATGCTCATAGTACTTGAGAGTACTACTTATCCAGGAACTACAGAAGAAGTGTTAAAGCCTATACTAGAAGAAGGCGGGCTTAAATGTGGAAAAGACTTTTTCCTTGCATTTTCACCAGAAAGGGTAGATCCAGGTAATAAACAGTATAAGACAAAAAATACCCCAAAGGTAGTAGGAGGATGTACTCCTGAATGTACAGAAGTGGCAGCTACATTATATAGAAACATATTGGAAAGTGAAATATATACTGTATCCTGTCCTGCAGTAGCAGAAATGGAGAAGATACTTGAAAATACTTTCAGAAATATAAACATAGGTCTTGCCAATGAAATGGCTGTACTTTGTGAAAGAATGGGAATAGACGTATGGGAAGTAATAGATGCAGCCAAAACAAAACCTTATGGCTTTATGGCTTTTTATCCAGGACCAGGACTTGGAGGACATTGTATACCTCTTGATCCATTTTATCTTTCATGGAAAGCAAAAGAATATGATTATCATACAAAATTAATAGAGACTTCTGGAGAAATAAATGATTTTATGCCAGAATTCGTAGTTGATAATGCTATGAAGCTTTTAAATGGACATAAAAAAGCTATGAATGGTGCAAAAGTACTTCTTCTTGGAGTAGCTTATAAGAGGGATATAGATGATTTAAGAGAGTCACCAGCCCTTAAAGTAATAGATCACTTGGAGAAAAATGGAGCAGAGGTAATTGTAAGTGATCCATTTATTCCTGAATTTAAACGTAATGGAAAAGTATATCACACAGTAAAATGGGAAGATGTAATAGATGAATCCGATATAGTAATTATAACTACAGATCACAGCCCTTATGATTATGAGGCTATAGCAGAAAGAGCTAAAATTGTTTACGATACAAGAAATGCTACTAAAGATGTAAAAAATAACAGAGAAAAAATTCATAAACTATAA